The Medicago truncatula cultivar Jemalong A17 chromosome 7, MtrunA17r5.0-ANR, whole genome shotgun sequence genome includes the window GTCGTTGCACAAACCTCTCAATTCTGTTGCCGTTAGTTTCTTGTAGTAACCGTTTCCCACCAAACGGTAACGACTGTAACACTCTCTCGTTCAACACCTCTGTTTCTTCCCAACTTCCCTTTCCTCCCAAACCAAATGCCTGCACAAAAATTAAACCGCTAATTCACTCCGTTAAAATTAATCACGTTTAGTTAATTTCCATTTTCTACTTCCTCTGTTTTTTACTACTTTCTGTCAAACCAAACAGTGCATAAGACAGAAATAGTAAGAAGCAAAAGATACAAACACGGACATTAGATAATTGAAGCTAATAATTAAGAATGACAATCGAGTATAATCATATGTGTCGGTGCTTTACAATGTTGGACCAGACACGTCTTCTATCATAAATTATCGAGAAAATTCACAAATTTGGCTTAGTACCTGAATCCTCGCATAGTCAGTACGGTTCCAACTGAAGGCATTTCCCAACATCTGATCAACGGTTTCTGAAACACCGTCAAGAGCAATGTCAACCACTGTCGACGTTGAACATTCACGAACATCACGATGCACTCTGTTCGCGGGTGCTCCATTTCCGATGGACAAAACCATCAGGTCCTCGACACTATTCACCGACGGGAAATCACGCTTGTTATGAAGAACATGCGTAACAGCCGCTGCCGCCGGATTGTTCATCACCAAACCACCGTCCACGGCTGAGCAAGAGGTTTTTCCATCAACGGAAGCGAATTGAAACGGTTTGAAGAGACTTGGAGTTGATGACGTTGCGCGACACACTTTCCAAAGCTCAAAGTTGAAACTCGGTGACTCCGACGCATCGGCTCGTGAGAAAACGAACGGTGCTGAAGTGTTGAGATCATAGCAAGGAATAAGCAAAGGCTTAATCGTATCTTTCAACGTCAAAGATTTACCTTCGCTTTCTTTTCCTTGAAAAACTCGCTTCAACAAATTTTCAATGCTCTTCGTTGAGAATCTACGGCGCCGGCGGAAAACACCGACGGATTTCATTTTATAGAATTCATGATTCCTGTCAGCAATGAAATTCACAGCATCTCTAGCAGTATAGAGAGGTCTACCAAATCCATCATCAGCTGTGATCATTGCAGCGAGTATTGCACCAATGCCAGTGCCGGTGATGATGTCAAAGTAATCAATGATTTGAGCGTGAGGATCGTTGGTTTGTAAGCGGATCTGATCCTCAAGGTGGATCAAGGCAGCGCCGGAGACAATGGCGGTGGTTCCTCCGCCGTCAATGCTGAGAATGCGAGTTTTGGATGTTGTTCCACATTGTGAAACTGATAGCCATTGTTGTTCTAGTTTTGTGAATATCTCTAGTGTTACTTTGCTAAGCTCCATTAgtggttttgtttctttttctttttacttccTACACCCCTCTCTTTGATTCTGTGTTAGTGAGTGATGAAGCAGAGGAAGTGAGGGTTGTTGCAGTTACTTTTGGTTTGAGAATGGGTAGTTATATGGACGATCCTTTTGTCCTTGtccttcatttatttatttattaattaattaaaccaCTAATAAATATAGTTTCCACTTCCCAGTCTCATTAGGAGAGTGAGTGTAAAACTGTGTTTACGTGTTAAGAGTGGGGATTGCACGTGCAAGTGCGCGTGTAGTTTTGTGAGAAGCGTGAAATTCGGCTAGTCAGCCGGCTCGGCTATCGCTTACTCAGTGTCACTGTTCACTACTACTACTGCTATAGTGATGCTGTCACTGCCACTCTGTTTGTTTTTAGTGTTAGAactattgtgttttttttatatgtttgggATGCTTCCGAGTGTCTTTCTATGAATTCAATTTTTGGTCAGCTTATTATGTGCTGATTACTACTGCTACTTACTATTGCTCGGTTATCTAGGTGAGGAAGATTACTGGGAATCTACAGTCATGTTTCCACGAAGGGAAGCCAAGGATTTCAAGGCATAGCTTCTGGATTACCATTAATGTATATACCAAACCAGCCATCGACTTGGCAAGGTTATTAGGTCAATGATCGAATCATTGGAACATAACTTGAACCGCATTATTAAATTAGATTAAACTGAATGGCTCGGCTCGGTCTCTATAACaagtttatttaaaatattaaacgGAATTGAACTGAAGactcaatttgttttttttttagataaacgaGATGACAAAGTCATCATAAACTCTCACACACATAAAGTGGAGGTATTGATGTTTGAACACCGATCATGACGTCTgacctaacaatttcaacatttttaccAGTTGAACTACGGATTATGGGACCGAAGACTCAATTTGTACCATATTTTGGTGGATACACTTCGTATCCACCAAAATATAGTATAAAgtgatttaaatattttaatctttaattaatttgattcttacaacaacaaaaaaattcatcaattttagTTCATCAATATTATATTGGAGTAAGTTTGTCTTtatattgctcaaaaaaaaaaaaagtttgtctttattttactaaagaaaacaaaaaactcaaCATTAAATTAAGTATGCCTTCATTGTTTAACAATTGTTACATTAAATATGCATTCATTAAAAAAAGCTTTCAATGGCCTAGCGGTTGATTAGTATCTTATATTTTATGTTGCCAAAGGTACCAGGTCTGAATCTTGTGCAAGccaattcttcaatttttacatttttagtttctaacacgaaaaaaaatgtaaatttggCCGACCTAGTTTTCTATACCGTTTTGATGATGTGGCACTGAGTCAATTGTGCAGGCGATCCATTAGCTGGCTCAAACCGGTTATGGGTCTGGTTCCCGGTTGGATTGATCGAGTAACAAGTGAAGAATTATTTATAATTGAGATCGGATGATCTACTATAAGATCAAAAAgagtatttgataaaataacaagggtaaaataagtttttggtagtataaatatgtttagttttaattgcttttgtgaAGGATAGGAAGATCCTATATGGAATTTTAATTGCTAATGAAGTGGCTGACGATGTCCGAAAATCTAAAAAGGAGTTGTTGTTAtttaaagtggattttgaaaaagcttaTGATTTTGTTGACTAGGTTATTTAGATTTTGTGATGGGGAGAATGTCGTTTTTGACTCTTTGGAGGAAATGGATTAAGAAATATATAGGTACCACCTCGGCATTTGTGTTAGTTAATGGAAGTCCAACCGAGGAATTCTCTATGAAGAGTGGTTTGAGACAAGGTAAAcctgtaacgctcctatttctatcaAAGCAATTagacatgcgaataatacatttattcaagaaatagagattacgccttattcaaaattcaaaaaccgatagacatgtatgtaaacctcaacagttacaacggaatacaaatcagagtgatcaaatatatacatgccatgagcaaataaatcatatcccaaagataaatctcaaaatccaaacatacgggtagtcatcaacaaaatagtaattcaaaggaaaatataacaacctaatctagaccgacacgacaagcctagatcagagccgacacaacATCGATATCGGAGGTAGCTTCCGATATCCcacgcaaagactcaccgagactactcctgcacaacgtctactcacccatacaggcaagtaggcggttaaaaccactgggggtaagcattacattatcataatccagataataatcaaatcaaataatatcatgtacttgaataatagtagtcatgcataaatacttataccaccacttgatagttcgtatccacatatatcaatcacatgaataattatccaatcataaatattcattcacaacatcaatcataaacaatcattatcaacattcattcatctcaattcatcaccaatcacatatttcacataggactcatgctatgatatgcacttatggacacataaatgcatgcggtaccaaatctcaacaaggtcgtcacctttcgatgccacttgcacatcgaatgtaagggctcacacctgccttacaataatctcgaagtaaaagagtcatcccttttacagcaacaacgactatgatgcatggacatgtataaggactcgataatgcgacaacaattcacaatctcaactcaatatataggacaacacccaattatattgattatctcgacaacattgcattatcaagaaaacatgcccacacaaataaatcatagtattcatcatcacacatcaacatatttataaataatcaacaatgtcattcaacatcaatcacatgattttcattaatcaacaacatcacttATCACGTATGATTTTACCAATTCAAGAATTCTCACATTTCGAGCAATTAGCATACGGTTCTCACGATAGTCATCATACTTcaaacatatacatgcatattcaattattcactctaagtacctcATTAACCCATTACTAAGTTTGGAAAAGTCTCAcggtttataaagaaaatatttatgataagttttcacaaagaATCCACATAACTCATGTGTATTAATTTGATCCTAAcccaagttctaaaaatcatttgaatatcaaaccaaagccattagaataataacatatttatctaaaactttcatgtttacactagagttcaattcaaaacagaaatatgCAAGAAGGGAGCAAGAGTGCGAAACAGGGGAAGCTGACACCGGCTCGCCTcccactcgcctcgcgagtcatgACAGGTTTCAGAAAATTCTGTTTTcgtgaaaaatccattttcacctcaaaatcccaattttttacTTCCCAATACCCAAATTGATCCCAAAGGTTTATCCAAATGTTTTTAGACATGAAAAGATACTCAAATCCATatacaaacttgaatcaaacattattttaaacaaaatcaccatttgacccattttctcaaaacaacaacaacatttcattttttcatcatcattccacaattaagtatacccaagtTATAATTCACTCACAACAACATGTTTtgtcaacaacaacatccattGAAACTTGTTTCTCACCTCAATCCAACACAACTTATCACAAATCATTAATTAGGCAAAATTTCACAACTTGACATTTATACATACATTGAACCATGTAATTTCatccacaaacataccataatcatcaattcaagtaTAAGAAACAGCAAcataacaagagcacgaatttgacatgaattgttcatcaacccattttcatacaacatgaaaagatgtaaaatttgaaattgattatgataataactaacccccttaccttagaagaagattaacccaaactcttgcttcaatttagctcctaagcttacccaattggattcttcaagttcttctctccaaaacccttttgctcttctcttcacctctttctctctctacctctctctagaaatgtttgtgaaatgaatgaattggttcttctaacacaaccctagtgttatctccactaatgggcttaacttagtttctagtgggcttaacccatttctattcaaaccaaaaatattactacactccaaatgatattttaattaataacggtaaaatgtcactaacggtaaaatctcgactttctctagtaacttaatgaaataaccattctcactaattactaaaagcaattcccactaaaaattataattttacccatcctcacaaaattaccaaaatacccttctaatacgaaaacccatgaaaatgcacccaatgatgattaatcacacataaacatataaaacacataataaaaataattaaaataaatctagctaaaaatcgggctgttacaaaacctctctctccttttcttttttgttggtgGCGGAAGGCTTGAATATGTTGATGAAGGTTTTGATTGATTCTAATCTCTTTGCTGGTTATAATATCGGTACTCAAGAGTCTATTGTAATTTCTCACCTTTAGTTTGATGATGACACTCTGTTGGTTGGGGAGAAGAGTTGGGCTAATGTGCGAGCATtgcatgttgttttgttgttatttgAGTGATTGTTGGGTTTGAatgtgaattttcaaaaaagtaTGTTGACTGATGTTAATATTAACGATTCATGGTTGACGTAGGCGGCATCGGTGGTGTGTTGTAGAGTGGGTCGGGTGCCTTTCGTGTATTTGGGTTTTCCCATTGGTGGGGATGCAATGAGGTTATCATTTTGGGAACTGGTGATTTCCCGTATTAAAACTAGATTGTCGGGTTGGAAGAGTAGATTTTTGTCCTTTAGTGGTCACTTGGTTCTCCTAAAGTTTTCCCTATCTTCTTTACCTGTCTATGtcatttccttcttcaaagcccCGTCGGGTATTATCTCTTATATTGAATctcttttaattaaatttatttcgGGAGGAAGTGAGGATCTTAGGAAAATATCTTGGATAAATTGAAAAACTATTTGTTTGAGAAAGGAGGAAGGAGGGTTGGGGGTTAGGAAAATGCAAGAGCTTAATTTGACTATtttaggtaaatggtgttggaggatttTAGTCGATAGGGGGTTATGATATAAGGTGTTGGTAGCTCGTTATGGTGAGGTGGGTAGCCTTTTGAGAGAGGAGGGGGGTGTGATTCCTATTAGTGGAAGGATGTAGCAAAAATTCGTGAGGGTGTTGGTGGTCTTGGTGGACGGTGGTTCTGTGATTGTGTAGCAAAAAAGGTTGGGAATGGTATGAAAACTTTTTATGGACTGAACCTTGGGTGGGAGGGATTCCTTTGTCGGTGAGGTTTAGGCAGTTATATGATTTATCAGTTAATAAGTCATGTACGGTGTATGATATGTTTGTGTATGGGTGGGAGGAAGGTGGTGAGGCGTGGAAGTGGCAAAGGAGGTTGTGGGATTGTGAGGAGGAAACGGTAGGGGAGTGTAGGAGATTGCTTGCTAATGTGATTTTGCAAGATCACAGTTTAGATCAGTGGCAGTTGGATCCTATGGGTGGCTACTCTGTTCGTGGCGCTTATCAGTTACTTACTTCCAATGAGAATCCTAATGTAGGGGCAGCGTCAGACTTGATTTGGCACAAACAGGTTCCTACAAAAGTATCGATTTTCGCTTGGAGACTTATGCGTAACAGGTTATCGACCAAGGACAATCTGGCGGCGCGTGAAGTTATTCCCCACGACATGCATTTATGTGCTAATGGttgtgttgatgttgaattaGTTAGTCTTTTGTTCCTCTCTTGTAAGGGTTTTAGGGCTCTTTGGTCTCTAGTCCGAGCTTGGATTGGGTTTCTACGGCGGAGCCGAATTCTATTGATGACCATTTTGTTCAGTTCAATTTTTCAGTTGGTGGCTTATTGGCGAGACGCTCGCTTATGCAACTTATTTGGCTTGCTAATGTTTGGGTAATGTGGAGTGAAAGAAATAATAGACTTttcaaccaaaaagaaaaatctctaaaaaagtTGTTAGATAGCGTAAAATTTCATTCCTTTTGATGGTTAAAGGCATCTAAtgtcacttttgtttttggcCATCAGAGATAGTGGTCGTGTCGATTGTGTTGTTTGGGCATTGGTTAATCTTGccttatattttctcttttagcAGGATTTGTTCGTAAACTTTTGTCGTCTTCtttggcacatcttgtgctatTGAGGCACTTTGTTGGGtgatatatttcatttttgcgtcttaaaaaaaatatagttcaatttgtaacaccccaattttccatttttaattaatttcataaagTTGGATAAGTGAAGTTTtggttaatattattattgatgttaCTTTTGCTTTAGTGTTATTTTGTTGCTgagaaaatagaatattgatGATGACTGAGAAGTAGTATGaggaattaaataaaatgaagagaTGAATCAACATAAGAATAATATAGTCGGGTAGAATATAAGTTTTAAATAAGTAGGGGAGGGATGGAGTAAAAGAATAGTGGGTTGAGGAGCGAAAGGATCACAATGAGCGACCAATCCgaatataaatagaaaaatatagagGTTAGGGGGTCAATATTGCTGAACgtggaaaagaaagaagaaagttACATAGGAAGAGGAAAACCCTAGTTGCAATAACATAGCGCACAACGGAGATTTCGACGGATTCAAGGTAAGAGGGAGAATCTATTCATCTCTAgggtttatttttcttgttggGGCTGTAGAAAGGATAGAGGAGGAGAGTTATTGAAGTGATGATGAGGATTTATTGTTGTGGTTGaagaattaaaattgaaaaagaacaAAGTTAGGGTAATTGAATTAGAGCCTTTAATCATGTGAAGAGTGATGCAATTAGATAAATTGTGTGAGAAAGTAGTGTTTGGATGATAGTGTAATCATATGTAATGTTACATATCAGTTTGAAATCATGAGGgctctgaaaattggatttttgggaAACTTATAAGCATTTTTGTAGTTCAAAAACGCAGGACCTGAAAACGTCGCAGTGTTGCGCTACAGTAAGGGAGCCTAGCACTCACAACCCGAGGGCTGGCGCTTGTTCCTGGCTCCCAGCGCCCACTTATGGGTGTTTTTCACCCATTTCCGTTCCGAACTAGGtcttggtgtaaacatgaaagtcgCAGGTATGGATGTTATATTTCAATTGGATTTAGCTTGACCTCAATCAGACATCCACAACgtgagttatgatcaaaatacCACACATGGGTCATGTTGCAATGTTAATGAAATTTCAGCACAATTCTTCTAGTGGGCTCT containing:
- the LOC25499120 gene encoding probable inactive patatin-like protein 9 is translated as MELSKVTLEIFTKLEQQWLSVSQCGTTSKTRILSIDGGGTTAIVSGAALIHLEDQIRLQTNDPHAQIIDYFDIITGTGIGAILAAMITADDGFGRPLYTARDAVNFIADRNHEFYKMKSVGVFRRRRRFSTKSIENLLKRVFQGKESEGKSLTLKDTIKPLLIPCYDLNTSAPFVFSRADASESPSFNFELWKVCRATSSTPSLFKPFQFASVDGKTSCSAVDGGLVMNNPAAAAVTHVLHNKRDFPSVNSVEDLMVLSIGNGAPANRVHRDVRECSTSTVVDIALDGVSETVDQMLGNAFSWNRTDYARIQAFGLGGKGSWEETEVLNERVLQSLPFGGKRLLQETNGNRIERFVQRLVATGKSSLPPSPCKITPLVSC